AGCGCCGGACTCCTCACCGAGATCGGGGCCTCCGGTCCGTCCGGACTGGCGTCCGGCGGCTACCGGCTGGCGACCGGCACCGCCGGCATCGGCCAGGTCGCCGTACTGTCCGGCGTGGACGAGGCCGGGACCTTCTACGCCGCGCAGACCCTGCGCCAACTACTGACCGGGGCCGCCACCACGCACACCCTGCCCGGAGTGACCGTCCGCGACTGGCCCGGGTTCGCCCACCGCGGTGGCAAGGAGATCTTCCACGGCACCCCCTGGTCCGCCGCGGACGAGGACGCCGAGGTGGACTTCCTCGCCGCCCACAAGATGAACGCCTTCTCCTTCATGCCCGCCAACGACCCGAGGATCTCCGGCTCGACCTGGCGCGTCCTCTACCCGACCGCCGAGCTGCCCCACATCGCGGAAGTCGTGGCCCGGGGCCGGCGACAGCACGTGGACGTGATGTACCGGATCAACCCCGAGGCCCCGCTGACCCCCTCCGCCGGAATCTGCCACGGCCTGCAGTCCGATCTGGACGCGCTCACCGACCGGCTCCAGCAGGTCTACGACCAGGGCGTACGCACCTTCATCATCGGCTGGGACGACGTCAGCCAGACATTCACCTGCTCATCCGACAACGATGCCTTCGGCTCCGACGCCAGTCCGCTCGCCGCCGCGCAGGCCCACGTCCTCAACTACGTCCAGAAGAACTTCATCGCCACCCACAGCGGTGCCGACCTGATCACCATCCCCACCGGCTACTGGGGCACCGCCGCCAGCACCTACCGCACCCGCCTGAGCGCCCTGATCCCGTCCGGGACCACCGTCTACTGGACCGGCACCGACGTGGACTCCGGCACCATCACCACCGCGCAGGCGACCACCGTGAAGGCCCAGTTCGGCGGACGTCCGCTGCTGATCTTCGACAACTACCCGGTCAACGACTACGTCACCGACCGGCTGCTGCTCGGCCCGCTGCAGGGCCGCAGCAAGGACCTCGACACCGCCACCGTCGGCTTGACGGCCAATCAGGCCATCCAGTACCAGGCCTCGTTGATCCCGCTGTACACCATCGCCGACTACACCTGGAATCCCGCCGCCTACAGTGCCGGCGCCTCCTGGAACAACTCGCTGCTGGAGTTCGCGCACGGTGACACCCAGGCTTACGGGGCGCTGCGGGTGTTCGCCGAGAACAACTACTCCTCCATCCTCACCACCACCGAGTCGCCGACCCTGACCGCCCTCGCGGCGACCTTCTGGTCGGACTACTCCGCGGGCAGGAGCCTCACCAACTCCGGGCAGGCGCTGTACGACTGGTTCGGGCAGATGGCATCGGCGCAGTCGGTGCTCACGGCCAGGCTCGGCAACGCCGAGTTCCTCAGCCAGGCAGAGCCCTGGCTGAACAAGCACACCCGCTACGGGCTGGCCGGGCAGACGGCCGTCCGGCTGGTGCAGGCGGCGGCGAGCGGTGACGGCAGCAAGGCCGCGAGCCTGCAGTCCATCCTCCGTACCCAGCGCACCGACATCGCGGCGATCCGCCAGAGGGTCGCCACCGGGGTGGCCGACACCTTCCTGGCCAAGGCGTCCGCGGTTGCCGTCCCCGACCTGGCGCTGCGGGCGCCGATCACCGCCTCCAGCACCCTCAACAGCGCCCGCGCCCTCGCCTACGCGGTGGACGGCGATTCCAGCACCCGCTGGACCAGCGCCTACGCCGACCCGCAGTGGTTGCGGATCGACCTCGGCACGGTCCGCCAGGTCACCGGCGTGCGGTTGAACTGGGAGGCGGCCTACGCCACGGCCTACCAGGTCCAGGTGTCCACCGACGGCACCACCTGGACCACTCTGTGGTCCACCACGGCCGGCACCGGCGGGGTGGTCGACCTGACCGGGCTCAACGGGAGCGGACGCTACGTCCGGCTCTCCTTCACCAAGCGGGTCAACAACGCCTGGGGGTACTCGCTCTGGGACGTCAACGTCTACGGCCGCTGAACCGCCACCGACCCAGGACGACATCACGCGTCCGAGCTCAGGAGCTTCCCGCTACCGCACGTCACGAGAGGTGACCCGCGATGGAACACCCCCGACACCATCCCAGCACGCCGACCCGGCGGAGCGTCCTGACCGGAGGGGTGGCACTCGCCGCCGTCGCACTGAGCGGCTACTCCGCGCTCGAACTCGCGCCACCGGCCGCGGCTGCCACCCCACCGCCGCCGAGCGATCCGGACTTCCCGGCCGCCGTCCAGCCGGTCGACCTGAGCGTCGACGCCTTCGGCATCGACAACTGGTACGTGTGGTGCGGCACGCCCGCCTACCACCAGGGCCGCTACTACAAGTTCTACTCCCGCTGGCCCACCGGCTCCACCGGACGCGGCAGCGACCCCTCGGAGAGCATCTTCTACGGCTTCAGCGGCTGGATGAAGTACTCCGAGATAGCCCTGGCCGTGGCCGACCACCCGCATGGGCCCTACACCCACGTCAGAACGATCCTCTCCAGCACCGACGACCCCAACCGGTGGGACCAGTACAACGCGCACAACCCGCACGTCCGCGAGTTCGACGGCAAGTGGTACCTCTACTACATCGCCACCAGGCCGACCACCGGCCGGAGCACCATGTGGCTGAACTACCACAAGGGACAACGGATCGGCGTGGTCGTCGCCGACACCTTCGACGACCTCGCCAACGGACGAGGACGTCGAAGCGCCAACCCGATCGCCGGACCCGACTACGTCAGCACCTTCCAGATGGCGGTCAACCCGTCGGTCGACCGGACACCCGCAGGCACCTTCCTGATGACCTACAAGTGCTGGGACAGCCAGAGCCGTTACATCACGGTCGTCGGCACATCCGACTCGCCGGAAGGACCGTTCACCTACGCCGCGAAGGCACTGGCCACCACGACGACTCAAGCCGAGGACCCGTACCT
The sequence above is a segment of the Kitasatospora sp. NBC_00240 genome. Coding sequences within it:
- a CDS encoding beta-N-acetylglucosaminidase domain-containing protein translates to MSIARPLSAVALAASLAVGLAFAGPPPRAEAATVLPVVSPTPQSIQATGSDLAIPAEVKLLAPSGADPAAVDVVTAALRSAGAKVTTEATPSSAALTVSVGGPAENSYSAGLLTEIGASGPSGLASGGYRLATGTAGIGQVAVLSGVDEAGTFYAAQTLRQLLTGAATTHTLPGVTVRDWPGFAHRGGKEIFHGTPWSAADEDAEVDFLAAHKMNAFSFMPANDPRISGSTWRVLYPTAELPHIAEVVARGRRQHVDVMYRINPEAPLTPSAGICHGLQSDLDALTDRLQQVYDQGVRTFIIGWDDVSQTFTCSSDNDAFGSDASPLAAAQAHVLNYVQKNFIATHSGADLITIPTGYWGTAASTYRTRLSALIPSGTTVYWTGTDVDSGTITTAQATTVKAQFGGRPLLIFDNYPVNDYVTDRLLLGPLQGRSKDLDTATVGLTANQAIQYQASLIPLYTIADYTWNPAAYSAGASWNNSLLEFAHGDTQAYGALRVFAENNYSSILTTTESPTLTALAATFWSDYSAGRSLTNSGQALYDWFGQMASAQSVLTARLGNAEFLSQAEPWLNKHTRYGLAGQTAVRLVQAAASGDGSKAASLQSILRTQRTDIAAIRQRVATGVADTFLAKASAVAVPDLALRAPITASSTLNSARALAYAVDGDSSTRWTSAYADPQWLRIDLGTVRQVTGVRLNWEAAYATAYQVQVSTDGTTWTTLWSTTAGTGGVVDLTGLNGSGRYVRLSFTKRVNNAWGYSLWDVNVYGR
- a CDS encoding discoidin domain-containing protein, yielding MEHPRHHPSTPTRRSVLTGGVALAAVALSGYSALELAPPAAAATPPPPSDPDFPAAVQPVDLSVDAFGIDNWYVWCGTPAYHQGRYYKFYSRWPTGSTGRGSDPSESIFYGFSGWMKYSEIALAVADHPHGPYTHVRTILSSTDDPNRWDQYNAHNPHVREFDGKWYLYYIATRPTTGRSTMWLNYHKGQRIGVVVADTFDDLANGRGRRSANPIAGPDYVSTFQMAVNPSVDRTPAGTFLMTYKCWDSQSRYITVVGTSDSPEGPFTYAAKALATTTTQAEDPYLWYDHQRARHYAVVKDFYSGADRTNALTPQYGALALVTSRDGIVWDRSDHPLVSLKQLKLTDGSTLALANLERPQLLFDRDTDTPIALFCAMRVGSSGVSKNVSVPLAFAPVDLALGKAATASSTALTTGREPSLAVDGSTTTRWASKYADPQWIQVDLGAVWRVTRVDLHWEAAYGRQYRIQVSSNATTWTDVYTTTTGQGGLETLTGLSGVGRYIRMLGEKRGTGYGYSLWRLSVYGSADLTP